The sequence AAGCACTGATCGGAGCAGTTGTCGCAGTGCAACCAACTTATCCAACGGCAAACGTGATGACTGCGCTACcgtatccaactggatccctaagaaaataagggaagtagcagggccctcagacttctcaggagctagcggaactcccaattcctcagttaaagaggtgaaggattgcattaaatagaggcagtgagaagtcccagccggcccaacaaataagaaatcatcaagataatgagcagagaaggaggaggaaactttCCTCCGCAGTGCCCATTCCAGAAACGTGCTGAATGTttcgaaagcagcacaagacactgaacaacccattggcatggccctatctacgtaaaactggccctgaaatttaaaacccaataaatctacatcatcagggtgcacaggcaggaggcgaaaagcggattttatatcacactttgccattaatgcacccctgccagccctcctaactactctcactgcctcgtcaaaagaagtatacttAACTGACGCGTGTACCggcgaaatgccatcattaacagaggcacctttcgggTAAGATAAATTATGGATAAGAAGGTATTCACCAACCTGcttcttaggcacaatacctaatggggaaatcctcaaatttctcaaaggaggaaaaggaaaagggccGGAAATACAATCGGcacttatctccttattaagcttagctAACACAACAGACGCTAAATGGCcaagagagggctgattgactactgATGTAGCAATCCGTGGACCCTCAAAGGGAATATGAAAACCATCAGTAAACCCTTgcagtataaaactagcagcctgtctatcagggtaaaactctaacagcttagccaaaggagccagcttgaccgggctactggccttgcgacgtactgccgctgttgccagaaccaCGTTTGGGCTggtgatgctcccctgtaccctggcaAGCCGTACGTGCACGCTGACAGCaggaactggggtggttgccccCACACATTGCACAGGCGTGTCTGAACCTACAAGGACGTCTGAGGCATCTGCCAGTGCTGTTGAatgcccagcagacttgctgggattgaacccagtgcccgccttggtTGGAACTAAAGGCGGCAGTCTGCGCTTGTGCtaacaaatgcccactatcagctctatcgcccaaggtgggcctggcgggggtcatagatcgcagccaaagaccggcatgctcaacatcccaacggagggtgggatctaatgctgccctctgcctgaaattctcgtcataccgaagccaagcggtgccagagaattcacggaaagctcgatgaacaatgtcctgatactttatcatggacaaagctcttGATGGATATGCCTGAGTCATAACCCCCATATAAATTGTATAggcattcaaccaattaggccagatGCGATCGACCCTCCGCTTAATGGCGGCCTCACGCTCCTTAACCTCCTGACCATCCttatgttttgtttcattttcacgaaacaggagagaaaacaaatcgatgtactctccacgccaaattttttccttagttcctaacaataaatggtcccctAAAGGAAGAGATGTGTCACCCTGTGGATAAATCCCTTGAGGAAGGGGCAAGTAAGCAGGTGCCAGAGAGGAAGAATTGGCAGACGGCTGCCAAAGAAatactgcagcagcaggccaagggagctgtgggtgctgaggcacccccccccataaaaacagTAGGGTGCGTAGAATCACCCAGCACCGGAGAACCAGCAGCTGGGGTATCCTGAAGAAGGGGACTGGAAGCATGTACTTGTGTATTGTGAGGGTGTAATTGTTGCCCACCTGTATAAGCTGCAGGAGAAGCAACGACCGGCGGCATGGTGAACCCAGTAGACCCAGGAGTGAACGTGGCGGGCGCTGGAGGAACAGGCATCTGTACATCCCGACGCTCAAATTCAGGCAAGGTAAGATTCGTGGGCGGACCAGCAGGCAAACCAACTGAAGGAGTATGCACCGAAGACCCCTCCATAGGCGTAGCATCTTCCAGCACACCAACTCTAGAAACCAAGTCAGCGAGAAGACGAGATTTAGTCATTTTGGAAGCtaacctagcagatttcttacctacagGTCCGGAACTGGGACCCGCATCGACATCCTGAGTCTGCCTGCGTTCCCTTTCCAGCACTTcaactctagccaccaaggcacgtatggtccccaaatcctcctcttcgTCAGAAGATTGATGCTGAATTGAAGGAGGGCGCTTGGTGGCCTGCTTCAGCACAcgaacccctttcttctgttgcaccttcttgggaggcatgcTCAAAAGACCAGGataaacaattacacaattaacaaagtttatataccACCAAATATATCCAAAAATTCTTCAATTTAATCAACTAACACAATTGCCAATTATAATAAAAAtcgaaaattaaaattattttaattttatgctaattaaatttatttatttagtttttatttatttatttatttattatatttttattattattatttatacatataaGTTAAATACCAATTATTATTTGATAATAAATAACAGAATTAATACTATACTATAAACTATGGGaaagggtggggaggagggaaagtggaaaaaggagggggggatgaATTTCAATCAACTAAATATAATTACAAACAGCAACTATAGGGTAAATATTAATACCCACAAAACAATCAAATATAAGAAGCTAaactattaatttaaataaacaagACTTCAAATAATTGAAAGATCAACGAGCAAAAATATATAACCGCGATTACAGAGAGAAACGGAAGTGAAAGGGGGTTAGACGAGGACAAAAATGAAACTAAGGCAAGAACAAAGAATTAAATTCTAAATTAACACAGGAACGACTACTCCACCAACTAAACTCCAAAATTGGGACCAGAGAAATTAAGAGAACTGATGCTTTACGAACTGAAGAGAGGGGGGGTAACGAATGGGAAAAAAGCCGCTAGGCGCGCGGGCGGGagcccgccgcccagctgatcaGAGGGGAGGGAAATTCAAATCGGGTAAAAGATTGAAGGATTACAACGATCAAATATAACTTAGAATAAATAGAACTATCACACCAATATGCCGACGGAGCCACGGGAAGCACGAACCAACCGCATATGCCGCGAGGCAAAagaggcaagagcgggaagaagcagcagccttttatatgctgctccaacacccttcctgattgggtgaacgatctcacgtggctcgaaAATGTTTATATCGCGAGAATTCACGAGTCCTCCCTttaataatggcggcggcaaatccgtccctaaaaggaacgacataataggaacatggaatgggagaagcatgaaccagggaaagttagaaattgtcaagcaagaaatggaacgcatcaacattacaatacttggcgtgagtgaattaaaatggatggaatgggacattttcaatcaggcaactacaaaatattttatgcaggaaatgagaaatcaagaagaaacagggttgctttaatagtgagaagcgatgtagcaaaagcaattaggaactacaacGCAAGGTTGGAGTGAgtggtatcaatgagattaaacaggaaacatattaacataaccatcatccaagtctacgctccaacgtcaaatgcagaagaagaagaattggaaaaattttatgcagaagtacaggaggaaattgattacacaccaaaacaagatatgatgataatcatgggggactggaatgcaaaattagggaacagagaagaactaggaattgtggggaaatggggcttaggagacagaaatgaagcaggagaaagagttgttgaattctgtgaagccaataatttgtttcttgcaaacacatttttgagcaaccaacacatggacatcaccagatggtcaatataggaatcaaattgattatgtaactggcaacagaagatggagaagtgccatactttctgcaaaaacaagaccaggagcagacggtggtacagatcatgaaccagtcgtatcgaaaatcagtgtaaagctaaagaagaacaacaaagcgatcatattgccaaaatgcaatttaaataatatctcagaagaatataaagatcaaataaggaacaggtttgaggctttaaacttagttgacagagaaccagaagaactatggagtgaagtcagagacatgatcagggaagaatacaaaaagacaatacctctagttaaaaagagagaaagacctcaatggatgactgaagaaactcttaaaatggttaaagagagaaggaaagcaaaagcaagaggagatagaaacaccatcagaaccctaaatgcaacaatacagcgactagtacgtcgCGTGCAATGGCCGGAGACTCCGTTGCTGCAGGACTTGGCGAGCCCACCCTCCTATGCAACATGGAAACTCCCCAAGCTATTACTCCCCAAGCTGGATGCCGAGGCGCTCCTCCTGCAGCTCACCATCTGGTAGAGGGCCCTCATCGGATGGACCGCTTCCTCAGGTGCGTCACCATCCCGCTGGCCGCTTTCCTCCGGGGTGGCTGCGCCCACCAGGACCAGCGGCTTACACCCAGCTGCATGCCCAGAATCCTATATCAGAGGTGAAAAAATGGTGGGGCGGGCAAGGCGGTGGTCGAAACAGCGGCAGCATCGGTGGCAGCGTCGTCATCGTTAGTGGCAGCCTGGATAAGAACACTACCCTCCTGCCAGACAATATCTTTCACAACCTGGAGAACGCCAAGCGGTTCGCCATAGATATCAAGTTTCTCAATGTTTGGAGGTGGTTTAATTCCCAAGTCTTCCGGGTGGCCCCTCCCTTCATCAGAACCTATCTCGTTTATTCCTGGGGGACCGAAGAATTTGAACatctgaaaaggaagaacccagctGACTGTGAAAATGATGAGTAATTTGACTGATAATGAAGAACAGTTGCCAGcattattcttgttcttggcttgtggacatgtatatacaagtatttaaagtaacacttgctcaataatttgcttttaataatattatttgttatttaattttgagaattgttatttaattttgagaattatattattttattgatgtattatgttctattgatgtattgttatattcatgtttttttttgtaagccgccttgagggccttttggccataagacggggtataaatttaataaataataataataggaaagcaaaagcaaaaggagatagaaacaccatcagaaccctaaatacaacaatacagcgactagtacatagggacaaagagaactattacaatagttactgtatagaaatagaagaggacaacaaaaagggtagaacaagaaacCTGTTAAAAAAGATTAgaggaatgaaagggaaatttaaaccaagagtagggttgttgaatcaacaggggaacatactgaccgaccgagatgaaataaaaggaagatggaaccaatacattgaagaactttataaaagagatgccaggatgacagattcattcatggaggaaccatatgatgaagaaccagaagttttagaatgtgaggtgaaagctgctcttaaaatacttggaagaaacaaatcaccaggaacagatggcataccaatagagttgctacaagctactgagactgattctgtccaaattttgacaaaaaattgtcaagaaatatagaaaactaaacagactggaagcattcaatatatatcccaattccaaagaaaggggatcccagggaatgcagtaattatcgaactattgccttaatatcctatgcaagtaaagtaatgctcaagattctacaacaaaggctcttaccatatatggagtgaggaatgccagacgtccaagctggatttagaaagggaagaggcaccagagatcatattgcaaacatacgttggataatggaatggaggaaggaatttcagaagaaaatcaccctgttctttatagattacaggaaagcctttgactgtgtagactatgaaaaattatggaatgctttaaaagaaatggggggtgccacagcatctgattatcctgatgcgcaacctatactctggacaagaggctaatgtaaggacagaatatggagaaaccgattggttccccaccagaaagggtgtgagacaggggtgtattttatcaccccatttgtttaatctgtacgcagaacatatcatatggaaagcaggattggaccaagatgaaggaggtgtgaaaattggagggagaaatatcaataatttaagatatgcagatgataccatactattagcagaaaccagtaatgagttgaaaagaatgctgatgaaagttaaagaggaaagcacaaaagcaggactacagctgaatgtcaaaaagactaaagtaatgacaacagaagatttatgtaactttaccgttgacaatgaggacatttaacttgtcaaggatacctcagcacaatcattaaccaacattgagacaatagtcaagaaatcagaagaaggctagtactggggagggcagctatgagagaactagaaaaggtcctcaaatgcaaagatgtatcactgaacacttaaagtcaggatcattcagaccttggtatttccgatctctatgtatggatgtgaaagttggacagtgaaaaaagcggataagggaaaaatcaactcatgtgaaatgtggtgttggaggagagctttgcacataccatggactgcgaaaaagacaaataattgggtgttagaacaaattaaaccagaactgtcactagaagctaaaatgatgaaactgaaattatcatactttggacacataatgaaaagatctgattcactagaaaagaccataatgctgggaaaaacagcagggagtaaaaaaagaggaaggccaaacaagagatggattgattccataaaggaagccacaggcctgaacttacaagatctgaacagggtggttcatgacagatgctcttggaggtcgctgattcatagggtcaccataagtcgtaatcgacttgaaggcacacaacaacaacattgaCACTACCACATATGTTTTTCTTTGTTGCAAGGGTGTGGTTGATTCCTTTTCTCACCTTGATGTGGCTACAGCTGACCTTAAGAAAGAACTTGGAGGGTGGGGGCTGATGGGCTCAGGAGCAGTggccctcataagaacataagaagagcctgctgtattACGCCAGTGGCCCCTTTAGTTGAGTgttctgttctcacactggccaaccagatacctatgagaagcctgcaagcaagaccaaGCGCAATAGCATTCTACCCTCCTGtgctttccagcagctggtaatAGAAGCATCCAGCCTCTGACCGGTTATGTACAGACCCCCTGATCCAATTTGTGGCTCCAATTTGTAAATCCAGATTGGACTGATTAGTTCTGGACTGATCTGAACTGGATCCATATCGCAATCCAGAAAATACAAATCTTCAGGCTAGATTACTTTactgtgttctatgtggggctgccattgaggttggacaggaagctgtagctggtgcaaaatatggtggtgtgactgctcattggggcaggataTTGTCAGCACAttaccctgctactgaaagaatctcactagctgccaattagctactgggctaagttcaaggtgtggttttggtgtataaagccctatggagctagggagcaggatacctgaaaggttgtctcaccctttatatgcccagtcactcactatgctctgcaggtgagggcctcctgcagataccatctcatcaggaagtctattctgcacaacattggaagtgcacctttagtgttgtggcacctaccatttAGAATTccttccacttaaatattagacaggtgccatctctgttgtcttttcagcacttactgaagaccttccgctttcaacaagccttttaaggggataccttatcctagtctgcatctgtattgtaattgctttgaaagatgttttgtttttaaatgttttattttaaatatttttaaaaatatattttttactgttttatcacttgttgagagccagtgtggtgtagtggttaaggtgttgggcgacaacctgggagaccagggtttgaatctccccacagtcatgaagctcactgggtgaccttgggccagtcactgcctctcagcctcaaagggaggccatggtaaaccacctctgaataccgcttaccatgaaaaccctattcacagagttgccataagtcaggatcgacttgaaggcagaccatttccattttatcttgGGAAACCAAAAGTGCCATAATATTcttgttttttcacacagggctgTGAAAGTTGCAGACATGCTAAATGCTATCATGGGGATTAAACCCCACCATGGCAttctccttatatggtgttgtaatGAATAACTGAAATGCTTTGGAGACTGTCTGACTTTCTGAGATACTGTTTTGCCCTACAGATCGGTACAAATCATTACAAATTGATTCAGGTTGACCCAACCCACTTTGTGGTGATTTGTAGCTGCCGTGACCCAAACTGGACAGGGCACAAATTGGCCCTAATCTGTCTAATTCAGTTCAGGATTTAGCTAAATCGGGTGCACAGTCCTAGTCGAATATATCCATGAGTAGCTCTTGATAGCCTCATCCTTGATGACTTTTTCTACTCCTCTGTTAAATACATCCAAGGTggcctcttgtggaagtgaattcccgCCACTCTCTATGCATAAAGGTTTCCTGGACTGTGAGGAGACAGGCCACTCAGTATACACAAATGCTGCCGTGAGAGTGATGCTGGTTGGGTGTATGAGGATGGGAGGAACTGGGAGGGGCAATGGGTCCAGCTGGTATGCTATCCAGCAGGGCTGGCCTATCAGGTAACATAGAAGTGTTCACATGGAGAGGGGTGGGACAAAAGGGCTGGGTGGCCTCCTAGACTAGCCAAGCTATTGGACCATGCAGTAGCACACCTGATTGGCTCAGGTGTGTGGGGGTGCACCCTCCCTTTCTTAGTTTTGTGTTGTACCCTGGATTTCAAGTAAGGATCTCTAGCATGTGAAATGTAAGCCGTTTACAGTCTATGCAAACTACAAAGCAATGTTGCATATTTTTTCCTATAGCTCCGAACAGACAAAACCTGAACacgtgtatgtatgtatacataa is a genomic window of Rhineura floridana isolate rRhiFlo1 chromosome 1, rRhiFlo1.hap2, whole genome shotgun sequence containing:
- the LOC133377436 gene encoding uncharacterized protein LOC133377436; translation: MPPKKVQQKKGVRVLKQATKRPPSIQHQSSDEEEDLGTIRALVARVEVLERERRQTQDVDAGPSSGPVGKKSARLASKMTKSRLLADLVSRVGVLEDATPMEGSSVHTPSVGLPAGPPTNLTLPEFERRDVQMPVPPAPATFTPGSTGFTMPPVVASPAAYTGLLSIPIPVRIVLCGHSILFWAHRRASSSAPGTQLQLSATATVHWVARRGMLWDTFLPSVCRIMSFMDRPHILLIHLGENDLNALQTDNIAIIPMKFQHILLPQVLPNQVLE